One genomic region from Xenopus laevis strain J_2021 chromosome 2L, Xenopus_laevis_v10.1, whole genome shotgun sequence encodes:
- the gja5.L gene encoding gap junction alpha-5 protein isoform X2: protein MGDWSFLGQFLEEVQKHSTVVGKVWLTILFIFRMLVLGTAAESSWGDEQSDFTCDTNTPGCENVCYDKAFPISHIRYWVLQIIFVSTPSLLYMGHAIHTVRVQEKKKHREEEKVKQNMSRESSYHQQEYVVEKEQIVYTDELSGRIRLQGTLLNTYICSILIRTVMEVAFIVGQYMLYGIFLETLYTCRRSPCPQPVNCFVSRPTEKNVFIIFMLAVGALSLLLSLVELYYLAWKKIKHKFSGSSTDKPSALRVAAIEPGHRSQSCTPPPDFNQCLTSNKGKYENPFSNSLASQQNTANFATEKVQGEDDIQDGQFIHISYAQNPPVSNHSTPHHTPNGYCHSHRSLSKTSQASSKARSDDLSV, encoded by the exons ATGGGCGACTGGAGTTTCCTTGGCCAGTTTCTTGAAGAGGTGCAAAAACATTCCACGGTGGTGGGCAAGGTCTGGCTGACCATTCTGTTCATCTTCCGGATGCTGGTGTTGGGCACTGCTGCAGAATCCTCATGGGGGGATGAACAGTCGGACTTTACATGCGACACCAACACGCCCGGTTGTGAAAATGTCTGCTACGACAAAGCTTTCCCCATCTCCCATATCCGATACTGGGTCCTTCAGATTATCTTCGTCTCCACCCCCTCCTTGCTCTACATGGGACATGCCATACACACGGTCCGGGTGCAGGAAAAGAAGAAACACAGAGAAGAGGAGAAAGTGAAGCAGAACATGAGCCGGGAGTCGTCGTACCATCAGCAGGAATATGTGGTGGAAAAAGAGCAAATTGTTTATACCGACGAGTTGAGCGGCAGGATCCGACTTCAAGGAACTTTGCTGAACACGTACATTTGCAGCATCCTGATCCGCACTGTGATGGAAGTTGCTTTTATTGTGGGGCAGTATATGCtttatggaatatttttggaGACCTTGTACACGTGTCGTAGGTCGCCCTGTCCACAGCCCGTAAACTGCTTTGTCTCTAGGCCGACTGAGAAGaatgttttcattatatttatgttGGCTGTGGGAGCCCTCTCCCTACTTCTCAGCCTTGTAGAACTCTACTACCTGGCATGGAAAAAGATCAAGCACAAATTTTCTGGCTCCAGTACAGACAAACCAAGTGCTCTCAGAGTGGCTGCCATAGAGCCGGGGCACCGTTCTCAAAGTTGCACTCCACCTCCTGACTTTAACCAGTGCTTAACCAGCAATAAGGGCAAATATGAGAACCCTTTCAGCAATAGCCTGGCTTCTCAGCAGAACACAGCTAACTTTGCAACGGAAAAGGTCCAGGGTGAAGATGACATTCAAGATGGGCAATTTATCCACATAAGCTATGCACAAAATCCACCAGTATCCAACCACTCAACACCACATCATACGCCAAATGGCTACTGTCACAGCCACCGAAGCTTGAGCAAGACCAGCCAAGCCAGCAGCAAAGCCCGTTCAG ATGACTTGTCCGTGTGA
- the gja5.L gene encoding gap junction alpha-5 protein isoform X1, translating into MGDWSFLGQFLEEVQKHSTVVGKVWLTILFIFRMLVLGTAAESSWGDEQSDFTCDTNTPGCENVCYDKAFPISHIRYWVLQIIFVSTPSLLYMGHAIHTVRVQEKKKHREEEKVKQNMSRESSYHQQEYVVEKEQIVYTDELSGRIRLQGTLLNTYICSILIRTVMEVAFIVGQYMLYGIFLETLYTCRRSPCPQPVNCFVSRPTEKNVFIIFMLAVGALSLLLSLVELYYLAWKKIKHKFSGSSTDKPSALRVAAIEPGHRSQSCTPPPDFNQCLTSNKGKYENPFSNSLASQQNTANFATEKVQGEDDIQDGQFIHISYAQNPPVSNHSTPHHTPNGYCHSHRSLSKTSQASSKARSDDLSV; encoded by the coding sequence ATGGGCGACTGGAGTTTCCTTGGCCAGTTTCTTGAAGAGGTGCAAAAACATTCCACGGTGGTGGGCAAGGTCTGGCTGACCATTCTGTTCATCTTCCGGATGCTGGTGTTGGGCACTGCTGCAGAATCCTCATGGGGGGATGAACAGTCGGACTTTACATGCGACACCAACACGCCCGGTTGTGAAAATGTCTGCTACGACAAAGCTTTCCCCATCTCCCATATCCGATACTGGGTCCTTCAGATTATCTTCGTCTCCACCCCCTCCTTGCTCTACATGGGACATGCCATACACACGGTCCGGGTGCAGGAAAAGAAGAAACACAGAGAAGAGGAGAAAGTGAAGCAGAACATGAGCCGGGAGTCGTCGTACCATCAGCAGGAATATGTGGTGGAAAAAGAGCAAATTGTTTATACCGACGAGTTGAGCGGCAGGATCCGACTTCAAGGAACTTTGCTGAACACGTACATTTGCAGCATCCTGATCCGCACTGTGATGGAAGTTGCTTTTATTGTGGGGCAGTATATGCtttatggaatatttttggaGACCTTGTACACGTGTCGTAGGTCGCCCTGTCCACAGCCCGTAAACTGCTTTGTCTCTAGGCCGACTGAGAAGaatgttttcattatatttatgttGGCTGTGGGAGCCCTCTCCCTACTTCTCAGCCTTGTAGAACTCTACTACCTGGCATGGAAAAAGATCAAGCACAAATTTTCTGGCTCCAGTACAGACAAACCAAGTGCTCTCAGAGTGGCTGCCATAGAGCCGGGGCACCGTTCTCAAAGTTGCACTCCACCTCCTGACTTTAACCAGTGCTTAACCAGCAATAAGGGCAAATATGAGAACCCTTTCAGCAATAGCCTGGCTTCTCAGCAGAACACAGCTAACTTTGCAACGGAAAAGGTCCAGGGTGAAGATGACATTCAAGATGGGCAATTTATCCACATAAGCTATGCACAAAATCCACCAGTATCCAACCACTCAACACCACATCATACGCCAAATGGCTACTGTCACAGCCACCGAAGCTTGAGCAAGACCAGCCAAGCCAGCAGCAAAGCCCGTTCAGATGACTTGTCCGTGTGA